The following are from one region of the Myxocyprinus asiaticus isolate MX2 ecotype Aquarium Trade chromosome 2, UBuf_Myxa_2, whole genome shotgun sequence genome:
- the LOC127414360 gene encoding uncharacterized protein LOC127414360 isoform X6 — protein sequence MIPSALVDCCGLKPSELTGLRRSFQLNFTAKCLMMPWDKRTETQTAKRRRQNREMKRERDEQQCFEREKFNSIDQYLLSGDEQVIICSYFAHHLNIFSVVSEEHLHTLEDRWAPLSLRTAALTHTVVYLILSNYNEAQHVLYLTLWDTQKGAEEIEKFTWNLLHRY from the exons atgattccaAGTGCTCTCGTTGACTGCTGCGGCCTCAAGCCatcagagctgactggactgaggagatcatttcaactcaactTCACAGCAAAAT GCCTGATGATGCCATGGGACAAGCGCACTGAGACCCAGACTGCAAAGAGGAGGCGACAGAATCGTGagatgaagagagaaagagatgaacAACAATGCTTTGAAAGAGAAAAGTTCAACTCCATAGATCAATATCTTCTCAGTGGAGATGAGCAG GTGATCATATGCTCATACTTCGCCCATCATCTCAACATCTTCAGTGTGGTTTCTGAAGAGCACTTGCACACCCTTGAGGACCGTTGGGCCCCCTTGAGCCTCCGTACTGCAGCGCTCACTCACACTGTAGTGTACTTGATTTTATCCAACTACAATGAGGCCCAACATGTTCTGTACCTCACTCTCTGGGACACGCAAAAAG GTGCGGAAGAGATTGAAAAATTTACTTGGAATCTGTTGCATCGCTATTAG
- the LOC127414360 gene encoding uncharacterized protein LOC127414360 isoform X5 — protein sequence MIPSALVDCCGLKPSELTGLRRSFQLNFTAKCLMMPWDKRTETQTAKRRRQNREMKRERDEQQCFEREKFNSIDQYLLSGDEQVIICSYFAHHLNIFSVVSEEHLHTLEDRWAPLSLRTAALTHTVVYLILSNYNEAQHVLYLTLWDTQKGRVRKRLKNLLGICCIAISEDACRVVFGIAGFNK from the exons atgattccaAGTGCTCTCGTTGACTGCTGCGGCCTCAAGCCatcagagctgactggactgaggagatcatttcaactcaactTCACAGCAAAAT GCCTGATGATGCCATGGGACAAGCGCACTGAGACCCAGACTGCAAAGAGGAGGCGACAGAATCGTGagatgaagagagaaagagatgaacAACAATGCTTTGAAAGAGAAAAGTTCAACTCCATAGATCAATATCTTCTCAGTGGAGATGAGCAG GTGATCATATGCTCATACTTCGCCCATCATCTCAACATCTTCAGTGTGGTTTCTGAAGAGCACTTGCACACCCTTGAGGACCGTTGGGCCCCCTTGAGCCTCCGTACTGCAGCGCTCACTCACACTGTAGTGTACTTGATTTTATCCAACTACAATGAGGCCCAACATGTTCTGTACCTCACTCTCTGGGACACGCAAAAAGGCAGG GTGCGGAAGAGATTGAAAAATTTACTTGGAATCTGTTGCATCGCTATTAGCGAAGATGCCTGTCGAGTAGTTTTCGGCATTGCAGGATTTAACAA ATGA
- the LOC127414360 gene encoding uncharacterized protein LOC127414360 isoform X4, with protein sequence MIPSALVDCCGLKPSELTGLRRSFQLNFTAKCLMMPWDKRTETQTAKRRRQNREMKRERDEQQCFEREKFNSIDQYLLSGDEQVIICSYFAHHLNIFSVVSEEHLHTLEDRWAPLSLRTAALTHTVVYLILSNYNEAQHVLYLTLWDTQKDEVSMWDLDVGTMLPVFTPDSKIQTVGEFQTEVSIPMPYSLRRAEPLKWEL encoded by the exons atgattccaAGTGCTCTCGTTGACTGCTGCGGCCTCAAGCCatcagagctgactggactgaggagatcatttcaactcaactTCACAGCAAAAT GCCTGATGATGCCATGGGACAAGCGCACTGAGACCCAGACTGCAAAGAGGAGGCGACAGAATCGTGagatgaagagagaaagagatgaacAACAATGCTTTGAAAGAGAAAAGTTCAACTCCATAGATCAATATCTTCTCAGTGGAGATGAGCAG GTGATCATATGCTCATACTTCGCCCATCATCTCAACATCTTCAGTGTGGTTTCTGAAGAGCACTTGCACACCCTTGAGGACCGTTGGGCCCCCTTGAGCCTCCGTACTGCAGCGCTCACTCACACTGTAGTGTACTTGATTTTATCCAACTACAATGAGGCCCAACATGTTCTGTACCTCACTCTCTGGGACACGCAAAAAG ATGAGGTGAGCATGTGGGACCTGGATGTAGGAACAATGTTGCCTGTCTTCACACCTGACTCCAAGATCCAAACTGTGGGCGAATTCCAAACGGAAGtgagcatccctatgccctactccctccGAAGGgctgagcccttgaagtgggaacTCTGA
- the LOC127414360 gene encoding uncharacterized protein LOC127414360 isoform X2, whose product MARLVRDDKKGYGNSDNPLYNCGLMMPWDKRTETQTAKRRRQNREMKRERDEQQCFEREKFNSIDQYLLSGDEQVIICSYFAHHLNIFSVVSEEHLHTLEDRWAPLSLRTAALTHTVVYLILSNYNEAQHVLYLTLWDTQKGRVRKRLKNLLGICCIAISEDACRVVFGIAGFNKYVTVQLQWSRPANSAFILKGLVTLMKICHCLLTLMSIQTLITYALILIYAYIHKHFWCAPRYV is encoded by the exons atggccagacttgttcgagaTGACaaaaaaggctatggtaactcagataaccctctgtataattgtg GCCTGATGATGCCATGGGACAAGCGCACTGAGACCCAGACTGCAAAGAGGAGGCGACAGAATCGTGagatgaagagagaaagagatgaacAACAATGCTTTGAAAGAGAAAAGTTCAACTCCATAGATCAATATCTTCTCAGTGGAGATGAGCAG GTGATCATATGCTCATACTTCGCCCATCATCTCAACATCTTCAGTGTGGTTTCTGAAGAGCACTTGCACACCCTTGAGGACCGTTGGGCCCCCTTGAGCCTCCGTACTGCAGCGCTCACTCACACTGTAGTGTACTTGATTTTATCCAACTACAATGAGGCCCAACATGTTCTGTACCTCACTCTCTGGGACACGCAAAAAGGCAGG GTGCGGAAGAGATTGAAAAATTTACTTGGAATCTGTTGCATCGCTATTAGCGAAGATGCCTGTCGAGTAGTTTTCGGCATTGCAGGATTTAACAAGTATGTGACAGTCCAGCTTCAATGGTCAAGACCTGCTAATTCAGCCTTCATCCTTAAAGGACTAGTGACATTAATGAaaatctgtcattgtttactcaccctaatgtcaatCCAAACCCTTATAACTTATGCACTTATACTTATATATGCTTATATACAtaagcacttttggtgcgcacccaggTACGTTTGA
- the LOC127414360 gene encoding uncharacterized protein LOC127414360 isoform X7, producing the protein MIPSALVDCCGLKPSELTGLRRSFQLNFTAKCLMMPWDKRTETQTAKRRRQNREMKRERDEQQCFEREKFNSIDQYLLSGDEQVIICSYFAHHLNIFSVVSEEHLHTLEDRWAPLSLRTAALTHTVVYLILSNYNEAQHVLYLTLWDTQKGRMR; encoded by the exons atgattccaAGTGCTCTCGTTGACTGCTGCGGCCTCAAGCCatcagagctgactggactgaggagatcatttcaactcaactTCACAGCAAAAT GCCTGATGATGCCATGGGACAAGCGCACTGAGACCCAGACTGCAAAGAGGAGGCGACAGAATCGTGagatgaagagagaaagagatgaacAACAATGCTTTGAAAGAGAAAAGTTCAACTCCATAGATCAATATCTTCTCAGTGGAGATGAGCAG GTGATCATATGCTCATACTTCGCCCATCATCTCAACATCTTCAGTGTGGTTTCTGAAGAGCACTTGCACACCCTTGAGGACCGTTGGGCCCCCTTGAGCCTCCGTACTGCAGCGCTCACTCACACTGTAGTGTACTTGATTTTATCCAACTACAATGAGGCCCAACATGTTCTGTACCTCACTCTCTGGGACACGCAAAAAGGCAGG ATGAGGTGA
- the LOC127414360 gene encoding uncharacterized protein LOC127414360 isoform X1: protein MIPSALVDCCGLKPSELTGLRRSFQLNFTAKCLMMPWDKRTETQTAKRRRQNREMKRERDEQQCFEREKFNSIDQYLLSGDEQVIICSYFAHHLNIFSVVSEEHLHTLEDRWAPLSLRTAALTHTVVYLILSNYNEAQHVLYLTLWDTQKGRVRKRLKNLLGICCIAISEDACRVVFGIAGFNKYVTVQLQWSRPANSAFILKGLVTLMKICHCLLTLMSIQTLITYALILIYAYIHKHFWCAPRYV from the exons atgattccaAGTGCTCTCGTTGACTGCTGCGGCCTCAAGCCatcagagctgactggactgaggagatcatttcaactcaactTCACAGCAAAAT GCCTGATGATGCCATGGGACAAGCGCACTGAGACCCAGACTGCAAAGAGGAGGCGACAGAATCGTGagatgaagagagaaagagatgaacAACAATGCTTTGAAAGAGAAAAGTTCAACTCCATAGATCAATATCTTCTCAGTGGAGATGAGCAG GTGATCATATGCTCATACTTCGCCCATCATCTCAACATCTTCAGTGTGGTTTCTGAAGAGCACTTGCACACCCTTGAGGACCGTTGGGCCCCCTTGAGCCTCCGTACTGCAGCGCTCACTCACACTGTAGTGTACTTGATTTTATCCAACTACAATGAGGCCCAACATGTTCTGTACCTCACTCTCTGGGACACGCAAAAAGGCAGG GTGCGGAAGAGATTGAAAAATTTACTTGGAATCTGTTGCATCGCTATTAGCGAAGATGCCTGTCGAGTAGTTTTCGGCATTGCAGGATTTAACAAGTATGTGACAGTCCAGCTTCAATGGTCAAGACCTGCTAATTCAGCCTTCATCCTTAAAGGACTAGTGACATTAATGAaaatctgtcattgtttactcaccctaatgtcaatCCAAACCCTTATAACTTATGCACTTATACTTATATATGCTTATATACAtaagcacttttggtgcgcacccaggTACGTTTGA
- the LOC127414360 gene encoding uncharacterized protein LOC127414360 isoform X3 translates to MARLVRDDKKGYGLMMPWDKRTETQTAKRRRQNREMKRERDEQQCFEREKFNSIDQYLLSGDEQVIICSYFAHHLNIFSVVSEEHLHTLEDRWAPLSLRTAALTHTVVYLILSNYNEAQHVLYLTLWDTQKGRVRKRLKNLLGICCIAISEDACRVVFGIAGFNKYVTVQLQWSRPANSAFILKGLVTLMKICHCLLTLMSIQTLITYALILIYAYIHKHFWCAPRYV, encoded by the exons atggccagacttgttcgagaTGACaaaaaaggctatg GCCTGATGATGCCATGGGACAAGCGCACTGAGACCCAGACTGCAAAGAGGAGGCGACAGAATCGTGagatgaagagagaaagagatgaacAACAATGCTTTGAAAGAGAAAAGTTCAACTCCATAGATCAATATCTTCTCAGTGGAGATGAGCAG GTGATCATATGCTCATACTTCGCCCATCATCTCAACATCTTCAGTGTGGTTTCTGAAGAGCACTTGCACACCCTTGAGGACCGTTGGGCCCCCTTGAGCCTCCGTACTGCAGCGCTCACTCACACTGTAGTGTACTTGATTTTATCCAACTACAATGAGGCCCAACATGTTCTGTACCTCACTCTCTGGGACACGCAAAAAGGCAGG GTGCGGAAGAGATTGAAAAATTTACTTGGAATCTGTTGCATCGCTATTAGCGAAGATGCCTGTCGAGTAGTTTTCGGCATTGCAGGATTTAACAAGTATGTGACAGTCCAGCTTCAATGGTCAAGACCTGCTAATTCAGCCTTCATCCTTAAAGGACTAGTGACATTAATGAaaatctgtcattgtttactcaccctaatgtcaatCCAAACCCTTATAACTTATGCACTTATACTTATATATGCTTATATACAtaagcacttttggtgcgcacccaggTACGTTTGA